A single region of the Streptococcus sanguinis genome encodes:
- a CDS encoding peptidase U32 family protein → MKKIIITATAESIEQVEELLEANVDRIYVGEKNYGLRLPHNFSLDELTRISDLVHQAGKELTVAVNALMHQEMMDNIKPYLDFLQEIGADYITVGDAGVFYVLQRDGYKLKTIYDASTMVTSSRQINFWAKNAGVSEAVLAREIPSAELFKMPEILEIPAEVLVYGASVIHHSKRPLLQNYYNFTHIDDEKTRERDLFLAEPSDPQSHYSIFEDNHGTHIFANNDLDLMTKLIELVDHGFCHWKLEGLYTPGHNFVEIAKIFVEARDLIEAGKFSSDQAFVLDEAIHKLHPKNRFLDTGFYDYDPDMVK, encoded by the coding sequence ATGAAAAAGATAATTATTACAGCAACAGCTGAAAGCATAGAACAAGTTGAGGAACTATTAGAGGCAAATGTCGATCGAATTTATGTCGGTGAGAAAAATTATGGCCTTCGGTTGCCTCATAATTTTAGTTTAGACGAATTAACTCGAATTTCTGACTTGGTTCACCAAGCAGGAAAAGAGTTGACCGTTGCGGTGAATGCGCTCATGCATCAGGAAATGATGGATAATATCAAGCCCTATCTTGATTTCTTGCAGGAAATTGGGGCAGATTATATTACCGTTGGGGATGCTGGTGTTTTCTATGTGCTGCAGCGAGATGGCTATAAATTAAAGACTATTTACGATGCCTCTACCATGGTTACCAGCAGCCGTCAGATTAACTTTTGGGCAAAGAACGCTGGAGTTTCAGAAGCTGTCTTGGCGCGTGAGATTCCTTCTGCTGAGCTTTTTAAGATGCCAGAGATTCTGGAAATTCCTGCTGAAGTCTTGGTCTATGGGGCTAGTGTCATCCATCACTCCAAGCGTCCTCTTTTGCAGAATTACTATAATTTTACTCATATCGATGATGAGAAGACGAGAGAACGGGACCTCTTTCTGGCAGAACCAAGTGACCCGCAGAGCCATTACTCGATTTTTGAGGACAATCATGGTACTCATATTTTTGCCAATAATGACTTGGATTTGATGACCAAGCTGATAGAATTGGTTGACCATGGCTTCTGCCACTGGAAGTTGGAAGGTCTCTACACACCTGGTCACAACTTTGTCGAGATTGCTAAGATTTTTGTAGAGGCGAGAGATTTGATTGAAGCAGGCAAGTTTAGCTCAGATCAAGCCTTTGTGCTGGATGAGGCGATTCA
- a CDS encoding DUF3270 family protein, whose product MHVRKYQQYDDPTDYYYQEIESEQTPLYQEYLPEAETSPRLSELFFFLNIAVFCVLTVLFSFVFLSLKMNTFMSFTLAIASSLISIQSYRLFAKKRQTSK is encoded by the coding sequence ATGCACGTAAGAAAATACCAACAATATGATGACCCAACTGACTACTACTACCAAGAAATTGAATCTGAACAAACACCACTCTATCAAGAATACCTACCTGAAGCAGAAACATCACCAAGATTAAGTGAACTCTTTTTCTTCTTAAATATTGCTGTTTTCTGTGTCTTGACAGTTTTGTTTAGCTTTGTATTTTTGAGTTTAAAAATGAATACATTTATGTCCTTCACTTTGGCCATTGCTTCCAGCTTGATTAGCATCCAATCTTATCGCCTGTTCGCAAAGAAACGCCAAACTAGCAAATAA
- a CDS encoding YtxH domain-containing protein — MGKFSSLLLGAVTGAAAAYFLTSKKGKETTDKVRDFVKEYQENPDDIHEAVVQSAKDFSNQAVSAIQQTKEKVEKGEITTETVIESVKETTKSVVDYSQDKFNEIKEKFDKEESNFAEEEPVIFQEEEEEPSEEIIIDFGAEATEGQEEKTAETDNQEEK, encoded by the coding sequence TGCTGCCTATTTTCTGACCAGTAAGAAAGGAAAGGAAACGACAGATAAGGTTCGGGACTTTGTTAAGGAATACCAAGAAAATCCTGATGATATTCACGAAGCTGTCGTTCAGTCTGCTAAAGACTTTTCAAATCAAGCTGTCAGCGCAATTCAACAAACCAAGGAAAAAGTTGAGAAAGGCGAGATTACAACTGAAACAGTCATCGAATCTGTCAAAGAAACGACAAAATCAGTCGTGGACTACTCGCAGGATAAGTTTAACGAAATCAAAGAAAAATTTGATAAAGAAGAAAGTAACTTTGCAGAGGAAGAGCCTGTGATCTTCCAAGAGGAAGAAGAGGAACCTTCAGAAGAAATCATCATTGACTTCGGAGCAGAAGCGACAGAAGGTCAAGAAGAAAAGACTGCTGAAACTGATAATCAAGAAGAAAAATAA